The sequence TTTAAATGCTACCAGTGGCCAACTTTTGCCATTCCTTGGGGAGGTGACATCATAACCGAATAGATCTCACCATTATATCTCCTAAAGGGCAGTGGATGTATATAATTTGTGATAAATATCAATGCTGtcaaatttcttcatttctgggTGTTTTAGAGCCTGCCCtgaagtgtgttttttttcctttttaaagatgTCTTAAATCTTGTATCAATGGTTAGTTTTGCCTTAGTTACTGTTTGTGACTGTGGTTTATTCAAGGCAAGTTCTTAGTTGTTTTTGGGAAAGTGCTCTCCTTTGCTAAGCCACTTTTAAAAAGTGTTGCCTGGAGACAGTTTGTTTAGTGTAAAAACTTGAGTGGTCTGCTTTACGATTTAATAAATGGCTCTGAAATGTGTGACTGgtattataaaaatatgtaaataaaaagtgtgaaatatgtatttgtctttttatttacCATTGTATAGTGCAGAATTTGTTTCTGAGACCCATTTTGTGtacaaagttgttttttaaacaaagttttttGCAAGTTTGTGACTCGGGGTTTGATTatgattcaattttttttttgaagttgaaacttttttttttttaggaaactaataaaaaaaaagccacacattTCCAACAGTAGCTTTCATACATTATTTGAAAGAAGAGTGGGAATTCTGTGGTAATGAGCTCAGCGTTAGCATTCTGTGTGTTCTGGTGGTATGCGGAGCCTCCCTGCTGTTGGTTAGTGCTGTGTGGGTCTCTTTCTTGCTAGGGGGTGCTGTATAGATCGCCTGAAAACAAGACGTTCAAATCTGGGATTCCCTTGTGTGGTTATTGGAACGTGGGCTAGATAACATAATaaacatttccagaaatgaaaaCGTAACCCAACCGTTTTTAAGTCATGGTTCTTAGATTGTGTCAGCTGAGTAGCTGATATTTGAAGGAGGGCACTCTGCTAAACTAATGCTGTCACATTTTGAAGTAGGCTTCCTTACTACATTGCAGTGCTTTTCTGTGTGATTACTTCTAACTACTCCCAAGCACATGAAGCTGTTAAACTTGTTACAGTGCCTTTGCTATTAAATGGATACTCTGGCATCTCCAACTTGAATCTTAGCTGTGTATAGTGAGCTACTTCCATACCTTGGTGAAATGGAAGAGTGTAGTGCTCTGCTAGTAGCTCTTGAGCATTTGTGCTGCTAAGACAGCTCTTTGTTTCACTGAAAGCTGACTTAGAAAGTCAGAAACTGtacactgtcatttttttttataaaagaaagcattcaCAACTTAGCATAGTGTTTTTAATGTGCCATTGTGTAGGCTGCATTAAAGAATTAACCAATATTTCGTGGACATGTTAATATTAAGCAGCTgcacatctattttttttctaagctggAGAAATGCCCCTATTCTAACACTTGCATATTAGCAGCTTTACAGCCCGCTGTTAGGTCATAAGTCAGCACTCAGATTAGATAGTACAAATGGTGTAAACCATTCTCTTAACGTGTTGCTTAGCTGTgcacttttctgtcttttcatgtACAAAATACATCAGCTGCCTGTATTTTTTTACATGCTCAGGGGCAGTGACACCCTCCCCTCCCCATTAACAAGAAACTGTCCTTTTCAGTGTTGAGTTTTGGGTCATGGTTAATTAATATACACTTAAAAGTGAGGAAATATGATTTACCCATATAAAAGTTTTGTTGACTCGGTGCCCTTCTGTGAACCACTTTAATAGGGAAGGATTTAAATCTAAAATTGTAAAGCAAGAGCACTTCCACACACTTATTTGGACAATGGGGCTGAGAAGTAAGGTGTTGCTGATAATCATAGGAGCCTGTCctgtttaaaaagaacaatgaaGTTACTCTGGTTTTATGCTGAGTTACCGGATGGTGAATGAGACTTAAAAGTATTAAGAGTGGATGCTCCTGTCTAAGGAGATGTCGATCAGCGCGGAGCTTGTGGTGGTGTCTTTCACGTTGTCTTCTTCAGCTGTTTGCTACTGATGCTTTCTGGAACTTTGCTGTGTCTTCTGCTGATGAAAGCCAGTGGTGGGCATTAAAAGCACCTTGATTGGGCCCAGTAGTGCTGTTCCTGCATTGGAAGTTGTAGCTGTCCACCATCCATGCTTCTGTTTCACAGACTTGCTACAAGTTTTGAATGTGgatttaaaagcaacaaaaaagatCCCTCAAGCCATCTCTTGTAGCAAAGATGTATCCTGAGTGTGAAGACTCCAGACTGTGGAAACTGTGGTGGTGATTCCTGAGCTTTCCCATCTGTACCCAGTCAGCTTGGTGATTGGGTTTGGTCTGGATTTAGAACTTTGCTCTGTCTGCACGTCCATCTAAAACCTGACTGTGACCGCTGACAAGTGCCAACAGAGACTGGGACTCCTTGCTCCATTCCTTTGGATTACAGTGATATAGTTGTGACCTTTTCTGCGTGTAGTTTGTGAAAGGACTGTGATGTTCGACGTATAATCTACGACTACCGGAGTTCTCTAACCTGGGCTGTTCGCAGGAAGTCTGATTTGTGTTCtgtgaaatggagaaaagcaagCATTCAGGAGGTCCAAGTGATAAACTATTTTTTAGAAGTTCCTTGAAGTGGTAGCGATGGCTTCCTGCTAATTTCAAGTTATTTTCTCCAGTGGGTTTTGAAAGGCTGCACTCGGTACACTAGCAGTAATACTGTCTTGTgggcttcttttttcttttttccctttttttccaccCCAAAGCTTTGAGACAAACAGAATAACCCAAGGTGTTCCTTTTCTCTGTGGTAGACCCACCGCATTATACTTTGAACTGAGTATTGATTTTCCAGATTTAAGTTTTTAAGTTTTTGTATAAGCAAAAAATCCCAAGCAAATCCCTTGGTGTTTATAGTGGCAACCAAAAAGAGAGGTCTGTATTTCTGGGATTGGTAATCCCTTTATTTAAATAGCTTAACGTATGTTTTTGTTGTACTAAACTTCTCAGTTTCTTCTTATTACTCCAGGCTCCTGCGTCAGAGAAGCTCCCTGTTATGTACCTTATGGATTCCATTGTCAAGAATGTTGGAAGAGAGTATCTTACTGCATTTACTAAAAACCTAGTTGCAacatttatttgtgtatttgaaaAGGTATATACACTTTCAGAAAAGTTCTGTATTTAAGCAAAGTTGTTCCtggtaaaataaatacatgctCTCAGCTTTGGGTTTTCTTGGGTGCTGAATGAGAAGAATGAATTGTTTTTTATAAATGGCAATACTGTATCTATAATGTGGAAGGGCATTGCTGCTGTTGTCAAGCCTGTGAGTTAAGTTAGCCAAAAGATGCAAAGTCTTGATGAACTTGTGTAGTTTTTCTATCTAGGCAAGGCTTCACTAATTTTTTTGATTGCTGATTGCTTACCTGGACAGACTTTTTGTAATGTATAGAATTACGaattgctgatttattttttaaggcaGTGGTTAGTCTTTATGTCAGGAATATACTCAGAATCAGTTTCTTAGAGATTTTTCTGAGCTCTCTATAGTTAGATTTGTCTGATTCACTTAATTTTTGATGTGAAAAATGAGCGCTTAAACTGTGACAAATCCCACTGGCACCTGATATTCTTTAAGTGGTCTGTGAATAAAAAACACATATGATGGGGTGAGGGGGGGAGGTTGTGAGAGTATATTATTGCTttgttacattaaaaatacGTGTTTTAATTTCATCCAGTGTTGAAAATTGCTGCCAAATATACTCACTTTTTTTCTAAGTCTTTAAACCCAGTGAAGTAATTGTGCTTATTCCTCAGTGAGAATGGCAAATCCAAGTCCAGCTTTTGAAAGACTGGACTTGAATGGGTTTAAGTTGaatctgaaatggaaagttaACTTCTGTGGTTTCCTGTATGCCTTAAGAAAGTGGCACCACATCTGAATGAGATGAGTGGAGCTTTGCTGTATTTATTACTACATACCAGTGGGGATCTGTGATCCCAGAATGTTTTATATCTGTTTTTCAGCTGTGCAATGAGTAACCAAATAAGGGATAGATTGTCATAATGAGCTCAGAAATATTGAACTTATGTGTGTAGAGTAGATAGGTAggcatttgcttatttttccaatattgttttttgttctttcactgaGTTGCATTTAAACTAGCAGCTGAAGCTCTGGGTAATTCAGTTGCTGATTATTGTAGTTAACTGTCTACTAAGCTAACTAGAactattatatttatattatatatgtaaAGTGTCAATCACTTTAGATAACTAATGATATTGCAAGATGAAATTCTCACACTGACATTGTTAGACATTCTGTTTTATCAGTAAATGATTATTAAAGGTATCTTTAAACACTTAGCGAAGTCAGAAACTGGCTCAGTCATGGCAGCAGCTTTTGCAGTGAACTTGATACTGAAAATTGTGTAGAGGCACCCTCCCATCCCCCACTAGCTAAGTATGAATTATGCTTATTGAAGTTCCTGCCCTCTCTTTCAAAGAACTTCTGAACTTTCTGGACAGCATGTCTTGCTGTGACACCTAAAATAAAACTGCAGCCAAAAAAAGGTCTTTGCAGGGTCAATGCGTAATGACTGAGTTAGCACATTCACAGTAGGGCAGCTGCATGTGTTTTGTCAGCAGATGTTTCCCATTTCTTTAAATGAACTACTTGAGTGAGTCTTGAACTGAACTGTCATAAAATGATCCAGTCTgattgcaaagagaaaatgggTGCTACTAATACACTTGATTTATGGCTCGTAAGTGGGTCAGATTTTGCAATTGAACTGAACTGTACTTGAGTTTGTTTTGACTCGTACACTTTTTGTTGGATTTgttaggagggaaaaaaaacttcagtgaTTAAACAGCtaaacaaaacacttctgttcagaaagtttgttgttctgtttgttgttgctgtatGCCACTCAGCACAAACATTTGAATTACTGCATTGTTTTAGAGGCTTTTTCTTTggatatttttgttgctgtatttttttgaCAGAAATTGGCCAAGTCAAATGAGAATTTTGGTaatggaaaagctgaaagaaagtTCTCAGAGAATGGTAATACGCAATAAAGCCTTCAAATAGCCTTGAAATGACAGTTCTACATTAGAACTTCTGTTACCCATTCTTTTGGTGTAGATGTATCAATCTGCACCAATTACAAGTTCTTTGTAGCCAGTTCATTGTGTTAAAATGATAAATTTGGTAAGAATATAAAGCATATGAGATCTTAAGTTCTACAGAAAAGTTTAAGTTGTTTTATATTAACTTAACAAGCCATAgaattgttttattgttttaggTGGATGAAAATACTaggaaaagtttatttaaattaCGCTCCACATGGGACGATATTTTCCCTTTGAAGAAACTTTATGCACTTGATGTCAGAGTCAACTCATTAGATCCTGCTTGGCCAATTAAACCTCTGCCCCCAAATGTGAATACTTCTAGCATCCATGTGAATCctaagtttttaaataaatcgGTAAGTCTTTATACCTACTGTATGAACAGATGGCAGTAcgtgttgtttttgttgtttgtatgCTGCTTTTTGACAATTGTAGTATGATAAGAATAAAGCATCTGATCACTGGAGACAGGTAAGAGGAATTTGTGGATTTGAAATATTTAGGGGGcttagtttttgttttaaaactgaattctAGATTTCtaaatattgatttatttatttaaagtggCATATTCTATCATGGTGGCAGAGTTAATCCTATGACAGCAGGCAAATTCTAGAGGAGCAgaaatttttcagtgttttgtttgtattttgcatAAAAATTGCAGTTCATAACTTGTACAAACTAAGTTCCAGTTTTGTATCATGCTAACAGTTAAGGGAGATGGAGTTAGCTGGTTCTATTAAGATGTTGAATGTAAccttatgttttatttttagccagAGGAATCTACTGCATCTACCTCTGCTGTCACTTCTGGTGCCTCTACTCCTCCAACTGTTcctgaaatacaaaagaatttgacacaggagcaactgataaGGCAGCAATTGCTTGCGAAGCAAAAACAGTTGTTAgaacttcagcaaaaaaaattagagCTGGAGTTGGAACAGACTAAAGCACAGTTGGTGAGTAGAATAGTTGGTGAATGGTCCATGGTTTGGTCTCACTTTGTTTGATACTACCTTAGCTGCTATACTGGTAACAGCAGTTAAATTCACATGAGTAGCTGTTTTAGGACTAGAGCAGTGCAAGTTGATCTGGTGCTCTAGACCAGTAATTGTTATGTAGAAATCTTAAGAATTACATTCAGAATAGCTTAAAAAAGGtttgtgatctttttttcttctctcaaaaaTCATGTCTGCCTGTGATGCATCTTCCATGTCTTTTCATGGCTCTCCATAAAAGAGgctttttcaaatatatttgcttttagaaaatTGAGTATTTCCATAAAGAACGGGGAATCCTGATTGTAAGAAATATCGAGGCAGTTTCTGTCCTCAGTGTTTCAGGTTGGTTTGATACCACCATCTGaaagtcttttgtttttatattcatCTTCTGTTGAATGTTGGTGGTACTAAAGTGAAACATCTTAAAAgcccagaaataaaaataaataaatatgcttgGCCACTTAGCTGTCTTGGAAGTGTGGAAGGTATAGAAAAACTAAAGCTGTAACGAGGCGTGCTTATGTTGCATTTTTTGCAGCATTGACCTTGTGCTATTGACTTTATATTGTACTTGAACTTCATCTTTTGTGATGGTACTGTGTTATCTTAATACCTGTGATCAGGAATTAATGAGTCATTTTCAGTTAAATGGCTGAATCTTATAactatttcaaaacatttctatttacagctttgttttcagaacagcaCGTGAGCATCTCTGTGCAGGTGTTGTATCATGCAGattaatgctgttttttttcttttcaccttaTTTCAGGCTGTTTCTCTTAGCGTTCAGCAAGGATCATCTTCTATACCTTCGGTTCCAACACCTTCCAAGCCACATGTGTCCCAGACACCTCATATGACAGTTAAAACACCTACTCAGGCTTCATTGCAATCTGAAAAGATCAAACCATCCCCAAGTCCTCCACTTCACGATGTCAAAATAGTAAATAGGGATCCTCGACTTAACAGAATGTCACAGCATTCTTCTCATGCTAAAGATCAGtctcataggaaagaatttCCACCAAACACCACTGGCCAGTCTGATACCAAGGCGAGCAAAACATCtcaatctgaaaaacaaagctcaACAAAACCAGAGAAATTGAAAGCAGgtgaaaaaacacaaaagaaagaaccCGATCAGGTGGAAACAAAGTCTAAGTCGCCATCTCCTTTGAAAAACAAGCTTCCCAATACTAAAGATACTAAAACCCAAGAATCTGAAAGCACAAAAGTATCTGAAATGAGTAAACGGGATCCGAGACTGAAAAAACATCTTCAAGAAAAGCCAGAGAGCAAAGGGGATGAggtgaaagaaaagaggagaaatacagagaaaaaagaaaaagatgaacaTAAGACAGGTGAACATAGACCAGTAGgtagcagaaataaaacagttaatGGTGTTGTTCAGAAACAAGATGTGACTACAGAAGAATCAGAAAAACAGGGTGGAAAACAAGGGAGATCCAGTAATAGAAAACGGTCACGATCCCGCTCTCCTAAGTCACGGTCACCATCTACACATTCTCCAAAACGAAGAGAGAGGAGATCACCCAAAAGAAGACTTAGGAGTTTATCTCCCACTTCTTCAACTCCTAAAATTGGAAAGATACGTCAGATAGGTCCTAAGCAGTCTCATGCAGAAGAAGCCTCACAAGGGGCAAGAGATGAAAGGAATTCTAATAAACGAAATGTTAAACAAGAGGTGCGAGATCCAAGGAGAgtgaaaaaaagccaagaagACAGACCCCAAGAAATAGCAAGCCAGCATTCTACAAAAGCATCTCCTGATCCAAAGGAGAATGCAGAGAATTGGCAGGGATCCAAAGCAGGCAAGAGGTGGAAATCCGGttgggaggaaaataaaaagtaagttACCGTATTTTAAACAGATTCTCTCTGAAGTAAGTGGAAATTCTGCTCTTGGCTAAAGTGCAGTCAGGTTTAGGTGGAAGCATTCAGACTGTCCACGTTGACAGAAGTTCTTGATCACGATTCATAACTTGGTTGTAgtaaaaaaaatggcaaatatGCATACTTTCTAAATTGATAGTGATGTTTTACCATTATCAATTCTGATGGAGATGTAATATATCCTGAATAAAGAACTAACTTAGTTTTAAACGTGTTCCTATTTACAGCTCGCAGCAGACTGAAGAACACCAAGCAGTTGGTAAATCTCCTCACCAAAGACACCGAGAAAACTGGCCTGCTGCTAAAGGAATTCTATCACCCCGAGCACCAAAACAGCAGCACCGGTTAAGTGTGGATGCCAATTTACAAATTCCCAAAGAACTGACGTCTGCAAGCAAGAGAGAATTACTTAAAAAGGTAATACTGATTGATCCTCTTTGTAGAGGTGTTTTGAATATAgttgtgctttgcttttcttcttagaaatTCAAACTTTATGTTACAGGCCAATGACCGCTTAGCATCTGGTGAAATAACACAAGATGAGTTCCTCGTGGTAGCTCATCAGATTCGGCAGCTGTTCCAGTACcaggaaggaaagcacagaTGTAATGTCTGGGATAGCCCTACAGAGGAGAAAGGCTCTTTGAAAAGGAAGCCTCTTCTGTCTGACGCGGAGTTAACATACTATGAGCATAAAGCTAAACTGAAAAGAACACAAGTTCAACATTCATTGTCAAGACTTGATCTCTTGGATCCTGATGATATTTTGGATTATCATGTACCAGATGCGTTGCTTTCTGGAGTGGACTGTGagcaagcaaaagcaaagcGTGGAGTacagtttgaaagaaaagaacctTTTGGAGAAAGGTCAAGACGGCACTCTCCTGTAAGTGGCACAAGCAGACCCTTTGCTGAAAACCTTTCGCCGCTTGAGGGTCGACGAAGGCTTGAGGAACAAAATGCTGCTAAAGGAGGCAGGGGTTCGAAAAACTTTGATCCTTATGACAACTGGGGAGAATCAGATGAATTCAGAGATGCTCTCAGACAGCAGGGAAAAGGCACAGCAGAGTTCCAGAAGATAGATGGTGATGCAGTCTGTAGGTTTGATAACCGTGAAGAAAGACAGCTGCTTGGGAAAGCTGGTATGTATTTTTGCCTTATTTTACAGATGTCAAATAATTTGCAATCTTCTGGTGAGTGGTTATCATGGAGATGTAGGAGATTCATAGTCCAACCCCCTGTTGGACCTGACCCCCTTCGAGTAGGAAAGTGGGCAGATTATGAttatctccagggaaggagaacctttctgggcagctcTCAGTTCCAGTGCTCCTTAACCCTCAaagtaaagtatttttttttttttctcctcatttttctATGCAACTTTCTTTGTTCCGGTTTGTTCCCATTGTGCCTtattctgtcactgggcacttCTGAAAAGAGCCTGACTCCATCTATTAtccccttgacctgctggccatggcTCTTCTTAATTGACCCTAGTTTTGTCATTGATCTTGTTGGCCACAAGAGCCTACTGCTGATACATGGTCAGccttttgtccaccaggacacctaggtccttctctgcacagCGCCTtatcttcctttattttattttttcaggtgTTCGAGATGAACCAAGATCACCATTCAATGAACGTTTCAAAAGAGCTAGATATGAAGACCCAGATAAAGAACCATTTCCAGACAGTCCAGGGTCAAGATTTGGAGGCAtagaagcaaagccaagaataAGTGCACTAATGGAAGACAGACCTTTATTTGATGGCTCATCTAGACCATCTGCTGCAAG is a genomic window of Meleagris gallopavo isolate NT-WF06-2002-E0010 breed Aviagen turkey brand Nicholas breeding stock chromosome 1, Turkey_5.1, whole genome shotgun sequence containing:
- the PCF11 gene encoding pre-mRNA cleavage complex 2 protein Pcf11 isoform X1, with amino-acid sequence MYLMDSIVKNVGREYLTAFTKNLVATFICVFEKVDENTRKSLFKLRSTWDDIFPLKKLYALDVRVNSLDPAWPIKPLPPNVNTSSIHVNPKFLNKSPEESTASTSAVTSGASTPPTVPEIQKNLTQEQLIRQQLLAKQKQLLELQQKKLELELEQTKAQLAVSLSVQQGSSSIPSVPTPSKPHVSQTPHMTVKTPTQASLQSEKIKPSPSPPLHDVKIVNRDPRLNRMSQHSSHAKDQSHRKEFPPNTTGQSDTKASKTSQSEKQSSTKPEKLKAGEKTQKKEPDQVETKSKSPSPLKNKLPNTKDTKTQESESTKVSEMSKRDPRLKKHLQEKPESKGDEVKEKRRNTEKKEKDEHKTGEHRPVGSRNKTVNGVVQKQDVTTEESEKQGGKQGRSSNRKRSRSRSPKSRSPSTHSPKRRERRSPKRRLRSLSPTSSTPKIGKIRQIGPKQSHAEEASQGARDERNSNKRNVKQEVRDPRRVKKSQEDRPQEIASQHSTKASPDPKENAENWQGSKAGKRWKSGWEENKNSQQTEEHQAVGKSPHQRHRENWPAAKGILSPRAPKQQHRLSVDANLQIPKELTSASKRELLKKANDRLASGEITQDEFLVVAHQIRQLFQYQEGKHRCNVWDSPTEEKGSLKRKPLLSDAELTYYEHKAKLKRTQVQHSLSRLDLLDPDDILDYHVPDALLSGVDCEQAKAKRGVQFERKEPFGERSRRHSPVSGTSRPFAENLSPLEGRRRLEEQNAAKGGRGSKNFDPYDNWGESDEFRDALRQQGKGTAEFQKIDGDAVCRFDNREERQLLGKAGVRDEPRSPFNERFKRARYEDPDKEPFPDSPGSRFGGIEAKPRISALMEDRPLFDGSSRPSAARVGADGQGSPFIDSPTAGSSSRIDGPPGQAALRFEGPLVGAGGSQFDGPLAGAGGAGALRFDGPPGQLAGALRFEGPQGQVGGGGPLRFEGPLGQIGGPLRFEGPAGQPVGGPRFEGPGVGLRFEGPRGQPSGGLRFEGPHGQPLGPRGQPGGGLRFEGPHGQPLGPHGQPGSGLRFEGPHLQPLGPHGQPGSGLRFEGPHGQPMGPHGPSGGGLRFEGPHGPPGVGPRLIDGPVHQGVGGLRFDGPLGRTGPRFDGCHAGFDGQPGQLSLLQRFDGIHGQPGPRFERAPGQPAQPRFDAAIPQRFDGPHQPASRFDLPLGLHGARFENMASHPASRLEMSPYGQSGPFVDHPGQGYSGPAHGMQFQRPEIFDSSLGPNFSGPAGPGAQNFSLRASGHYFDDKLQGPQYGNFNSMSMGGHQVSHMSAQPGPYGQGQQYLPNPGSFVQNPAGGALPHSYPDNHLGQLDVNELFAKLLSTGILKLSKTDSTSAQANETSAQPAAEEEDDDQGDHDVPDLTNFKVEELRQRYDSVINRLYTGIQCYSCGMRFTTSQTDVYADHLDWHYRQNRSEKDVSRKITHRRWYYSVTDWIEFEEIADLEERAKSQFFEKAHEEVVLKTQEAAKEKEFQSVPAGPAGAVERCEICREQFEQYWDEEEEEWHLKNAIRMHEKIYHPSCYEDYQNTSSFDCTPSPSKTPVENPLNIMLNIVKQETDESCDSPQVKEEPDDTPAACAEESTPASIDVKTEPDESV
- the PCF11 gene encoding pre-mRNA cleavage complex 2 protein Pcf11 isoform X2, which encodes MYLMDSIVKNVGREYLTAFTKNLVATFICVFEKVDENTRKSLFKLRSTWDDIFPLKKLYALDVRVNSLDPAWPIKPLPPNVNTSSIHVNPKFLNKSPEESTASTSAVTSGASTPPTVPEIQKNLTQEQLIRQQLLAKQKQLLELQQKKLELELEQTKAQLAVSLSVQQGSSSIPSVPTPSKPHVSQTPHMTVKTPTQASLQSEKIKPSPSPPLHDVKIVNRDPRLNRMSQHSSHAKDQSHRKEFPPNTTGQSDTKASKTSQSEKQSSTKPEKLKAGEKTQKKEPDQVETKSKSPSPLKNKLPNTKDTKTQESESTKVSEMSKRDPRLKKHLQEKPESKGDEVKEKRRNTEKKEKDEHKTGEHRPVGSRNKTVNGVVQKQDVTTEESEKQGGKQGRSSNRKRSRSRSPKSRSPSTHSPKRRERRSPKRRLRSLSPTSSTPKIGKIRQIGPKQSHAEEASQGARDERNSNKRNVKQEVRDPRRVKKSQEDRPQEIASQHSTKASPDPKENAENWQGSKAGKRWKSGWEENKNSQQTEEHQAVGKSPHQRHRENWPAAKGILSPRAPKQQHRLSVDANLQIPKELTSASKRELLKKANDRLASGEITQDEFLVVAHQIRQLFQYQEGKHRCNVWDSPTEEKGSLKRKPLLSDAELTYYEHKAKLKRTQVQHSLSRLDLLDPDDILDYHVPDALLSGVDCEQAKAKRGVQFERKEPFGERSRRHSPVSGTSRPFAENLSPLEGRRRLEEQNAAKGGRGSKNFDPYDNWGESDEFRDALRQQGKGTAEFQKIDGDAVCRFDNREERQLLGKAGVRDEPRSPFNERFKRARYEDPDKEPFPDSPGSRFGGIEAKPRISALMEDRPLFDGSSRPSAARVGADGQGSPFIDSPTAGSSSRIDGPPGQAALRFEGPLVGAGGSQFDGPLAGAGGAGALRFDGPPGQLAGALRFEGPQGQVGGGGPLRFEGPLGQIGGPLRFEGPAGQPVGGPRFEGPGVGLRFEGPRGQPSGGLRFEGPHGQPLGPRGQPGGGLRFEGPHGQPLGPHGQPGSGLRFEGPHLQPLGPHGQPGSGLRFEGPHGQPMGPHGPSGGGLRFEGPHGPPGVGPRLIDGPVHQGVGGLRFDGPLGRTGPRFDGCHAGFDGQPGQLSLLQRFDGIHGQPGPRFERAPGQPAQPRFDAAIPQRFDGPHQPASRFDLPLGLHGARFENMASHPASRLEMSPYGQSGPFVDHPGQGYSGPAHGMQFQRPEIFDSSLGPNFSGPAGPGAQNFSLRASGHYFDDKLQGPQYGNFNSMSMGGHQVSHMSAQPGPYGQGQQYLPNPGSFVQNPAGGALPHSYPDNHLGQLDVNELFAKLLSTGILKLSKTDSTSAQANETSAQPAAEEEDDDQGDHDVPDLTNFKVEELRQRYDSVINRLYTGIQCYSCGMRFTTSQTDVYADHLDWHYRQNRSEKDVSRKITHRRWYYSVTDWIEFEEIADLEERAKSQFFEKAHEEVVLKTQEAAKEKEFQSVPAGPAGAVERCEICREQFEQYWDEEEEEWHLKNAIRMHEKIYHPSCYEDYQNETDESCDSPQVKEEPDDTPAACAEESTPASIDVKTEPDESV